One stretch of Scophthalmus maximus strain ysfricsl-2021 chromosome 12, ASM2237912v1, whole genome shotgun sequence DNA includes these proteins:
- the cracr2ab gene encoding EF-hand calcium-binding domain-containing protein 4B isoform X2, whose amino-acid sequence MEEECKVNGSGLNPRRRGSDWGRIALLDKTKEFFQTCDVEGKGFITRTDMRRLHRELPLSAAELEDVFDSLDTEHTGYLTLEVFSSGFSQFLHGRRISVTDDHSSRAPSPTLGAREALYQSQWEARLSGGEDGEEERHFCMLLESLGASNVFEDPGEVRSLWAELRRDEPHLLSNFEEFLARVTHQIKEAHQERKEMESALQRKAATHDSEIRHLYEEMEAQIKNEKDRLVLKDSERLQLRSQDLEHQLFSKEKELEQLFQKQKGLELQCRELNSEKQESRVENVKLKMTNDELSRALDSTSQDLSLAQEQLAMLQEQAARLHREKEMEMYRVTEGLQREKQSLMKQLDLLREMNKHLKDERDICSGVPRTSLRKKQKQRAGLANMFDDTSQPTKRAPLLVDGSFQSLEALPIEHLQIVFVASSSCSEDDTNTTSTTTSSPSTTTTVSAPACQQRPAAKKTSGFANGYANSAPPKVHDVKTRAKRAPSKTAAARRVPRKDRERGKKVETGTKSEVEEEVLDAPPDGWPLRRVISIEEDHLAHLLLGGPQPLLHQLSEEEDEDEDEDVAAEDAAQSDTESGHVPLATDASPAGRSRLGQAKKTPTSARGQPVGKETQQTREAALFVPDRLFKVVLVGNSSVGKTSLLRSFCEGRFHAATTATVGVDYSVKTLTLDNMQIAMQLWDTAGQERYRSITKQFFRKADGVVVMYDVTVEESFKAVQPWLVNVQEAAGEGIPVLLLGNKMDMDGEREVSFKDAEQLAHENKVMFFEVSAYTGKNVTESLTRLARVLMEQEDRVRDKTIILTAQPIKKKACCK is encoded by the exons ATGGAGGAAGAGTGCAAGGTGAACGGCTCTGGACTGAACCCAAGGCGGAGGGGCTCGGACTGGGGTCGCATCGCCCTGCTGGACAAGACCAAGGAGTTCTTCCAGACCTGCGATGTGGAGGGCAAAGGCTTCATTACCCGCACGGATATGAGG AGGCTCCACAGAGAGctgcctctgtctgcagcagagctgGAGGATGTGTTCGACTCTCTGGATACAGAACACACCGGCTACCTCACGCTGGAGGTCTTCTCCTCCGGGTTCA GTCAGTTCCTGCACGGTCGCAGGATCTCCGTCACCGACGACCATAGTAGTCGGGCCCCCAGCCCCACGCTCGGAGCCAGGGAGGCTCTTTATCAGAGCCAATGGGAAGCCAGGCTGTCGGGGGGCgaagacggggaggaggagcggcacTTCTGTATGCTGCTGGAGAGCCTGGGAGCCAGTAATGTGTTCGAGGA TCCGGGCGAGGTGCGCAGTCTCTGGGCCGAGCTCAGGCGGGACGAGCCTCACCTCCTGTCCAACTTTGAGGAGTTCCTGGCCAGGGTCACCCACCAAATAAAAGAGGCCCaccaggaaaggaaagagatggagagcgCCCTCCAGAG GAAGGCTGCGACACACGACAGCGAGATCCGTCATTTGTACGAAGAGATGGAGGCACAGATCAAAAATGAGAAAGACAGACTAGTACTAAAG GACTCTGAGCGTCTTCAGCTGCGCAGCCAGGACCTGGAGCACCAACTGTTTTCAAAGGAGAAAGAGCTGGAGCAGCTTTTCCAGAAGCAGAAAGGG TTGGAGCTCCAGTGCCGCGAGCTGAACAGCGAGAAGCAGGAGAGCCGCGTGGAGAACGTCAAGCTGAAGATGACCAACGACGAGCTGTCCCGAGCGCTGGACAGCACCAGCCAGGACCTGTCGCTGGCCCAGGAGCAGCTGGCCATGCTGCAGGAGCAGGCCGCCCGGCTGCACCGGGAGAAGGAGAT GGAAATGTACAGAGTAACTGAGggcctgcagagagaaaagcaaagtCTCATGAAGCAGCTTGACCTCCTCAG AGAGATGAACAAACATTTGAAGGACGAGCGAGACATATGCAGCGGTGTA CCTCGGACGTCGCTcagaaagaagcagaagcagagagCGGGCCTCGCCAACATGTTTGATGACACCAGCCAGCCGACAAAAAG AGCCCCACTCTTGGTGGATGGGTCCTTCCAGTCTCTGGAGGCCCTGCCTATAGAGCACCTTCAAATCGTGTTTgttgcttcctcctcctgtagTGAGGATGATACCAACACGACCAGCACCActacctcctccccctccaccaccaccactgttaGTGCCCCCGCATGTCAACAACGCCCTGCCGCCAAGAAGACCTCTGGCTTCGCCAACGGCTACGCCAACTCTGCTCCGCCCAAAGTCCACGATGTGAAGACAAGGGCCAAACGGGCGCCCAGCAAGACGGCTGCAGCTCGGAGGGTGCcgaggaaagacagagaaagagggaagaagGTGGAAACTGGGACGAAgtcggaggtggaggaggaggtgttggaCGCCCCTCCGGATGGGTGGCCCCTCCGTCGAGTCATCTCCATCGAGGAGGACCACCTGGCCCACCTGCTCCTGGGCGGCCCCCAGCCCTTACTGCACCAGCTCagcgaggaggaagatgaggacgaggacgaggacgtggcGGCGGAAGACGCGGCGCAGAGCGACACTGAATCCGGTCACGTGCCACTGGCGACAGACGCTTCTCCGGCGGGGAGATCCCGCCTCGGCCAAGCAAAAAAAACGCCCACGTCTGCTAGAGGGCAACCCGTCGGCAAGGAGACGCAACAA ACGAGAGAAGCTGCACTGTTTGTCCCCGACCGCCTCTTTAAGGTCGTCTTGGTTGGCAACTCCAGCGTGGGCAAGACATCCCTGCTGCGCTCCTTCTGTGAGGGCCGTTTCCACGCTGCCACCACTGCTACTGTGG GTGTCGACTACAGTGTGAAGACACTAACCCTGGACAATATGCAGATAGCCATGCAGCTGTGGGACACAGCGGGTCAAGAGAG GTACCGCAGCATCACCAAGCAGTTCTTTCGCAAAGCAGACGGCGTGGTGGTGATGTACGACGTCACCGTGGAGGAGAGCTTCAAGGCCGTGCAGCCCTGGCTCGTCAATGTCCag GAAGCTGCGGGAGAAGGGATCCCTGTCCTCCTTCTAGGCAACAAAATGGACatggacggagagagggaggtgtcaTTTAAAGATGCCGAGCAGCTGGCTCAT GAAAACAAGGTGATGTTCTTCGAGGTCAGTGCCTACACAGGAAAGAATGTGACGGAGTCCCTGACGCGCCTGGCCAG AGTGTtgatggagcaggaggacaGGGTGAGAGACAAAACCATCATCCTCACTGCTCAGCCCATAAAGAAGAAAGCCTGTTGCAAGTGA
- the cracr2ab gene encoding EF-hand calcium-binding domain-containing protein 4B isoform X3 has product MEEECKVNGSGLNPRRRGSDWGRIALLDKTKEFFQTCDVEGKGFITRTDMRRLHRELPLSAAELEDVFDSLDTEHTGYLTLEVFSSGFSQFLHGRRISVTDDHSSRAPSPTLGAREALYQSQWEARLSGGEDGEEERHFCMLLESLGASNVFEDPGEVRSLWAELRRDEPHLLSNFEEFLARVTHQIKEAHQERKEMESALQRKAATHDSEIRHLYEEMEAQIKNEKDRLVLKDSERLQLRSQDLEHQLFSKEKELEQLFQKQKGLELQCRELNSEKQESRVENVKLKMTNDELSRALDSTSQDLSLAQEQLAMLQEQAARLHREKEMEMYRVTEGLQREKQSLMKQLDLLREMNKHLKDERDICSGVPRTSLRKKQKQRAGLANMFDDTSQPTKSEDDTNTTSTTTSSPSTTTTVSAPACQQRPAAKKTSGFANGYANSAPPKVHDVKTRAKRAPSKTAAARRVPRKDRERGKKVETGTKSEVEEEVLDAPPDGWPLRRVISIEEDHLAHLLLGGPQPLLHQLSEEEDEDEDEDVAAEDAAQSDTESGHVPLATDASPAGRSRLGQAKKTPTSARGQPVGKETQQKTREAALFVPDRLFKVVLVGNSSVGKTSLLRSFCEGRFHAATTATVGVDYSVKTLTLDNMQIAMQLWDTAGQERYRSITKQFFRKADGVVVMYDVTVEESFKAVQPWLVNVQEAAGEGIPVLLLGNKMDMDGEREVSFKDAEQLAHENKVMFFEVSAYTGKNVTESLTRLARVLMEQEDRVRDKTIILTAQPIKKKACCK; this is encoded by the exons ATGGAGGAAGAGTGCAAGGTGAACGGCTCTGGACTGAACCCAAGGCGGAGGGGCTCGGACTGGGGTCGCATCGCCCTGCTGGACAAGACCAAGGAGTTCTTCCAGACCTGCGATGTGGAGGGCAAAGGCTTCATTACCCGCACGGATATGAGG AGGCTCCACAGAGAGctgcctctgtctgcagcagagctgGAGGATGTGTTCGACTCTCTGGATACAGAACACACCGGCTACCTCACGCTGGAGGTCTTCTCCTCCGGGTTCA GTCAGTTCCTGCACGGTCGCAGGATCTCCGTCACCGACGACCATAGTAGTCGGGCCCCCAGCCCCACGCTCGGAGCCAGGGAGGCTCTTTATCAGAGCCAATGGGAAGCCAGGCTGTCGGGGGGCgaagacggggaggaggagcggcacTTCTGTATGCTGCTGGAGAGCCTGGGAGCCAGTAATGTGTTCGAGGA TCCGGGCGAGGTGCGCAGTCTCTGGGCCGAGCTCAGGCGGGACGAGCCTCACCTCCTGTCCAACTTTGAGGAGTTCCTGGCCAGGGTCACCCACCAAATAAAAGAGGCCCaccaggaaaggaaagagatggagagcgCCCTCCAGAG GAAGGCTGCGACACACGACAGCGAGATCCGTCATTTGTACGAAGAGATGGAGGCACAGATCAAAAATGAGAAAGACAGACTAGTACTAAAG GACTCTGAGCGTCTTCAGCTGCGCAGCCAGGACCTGGAGCACCAACTGTTTTCAAAGGAGAAAGAGCTGGAGCAGCTTTTCCAGAAGCAGAAAGGG TTGGAGCTCCAGTGCCGCGAGCTGAACAGCGAGAAGCAGGAGAGCCGCGTGGAGAACGTCAAGCTGAAGATGACCAACGACGAGCTGTCCCGAGCGCTGGACAGCACCAGCCAGGACCTGTCGCTGGCCCAGGAGCAGCTGGCCATGCTGCAGGAGCAGGCCGCCCGGCTGCACCGGGAGAAGGAGAT GGAAATGTACAGAGTAACTGAGggcctgcagagagaaaagcaaagtCTCATGAAGCAGCTTGACCTCCTCAG AGAGATGAACAAACATTTGAAGGACGAGCGAGACATATGCAGCGGTGTA CCTCGGACGTCGCTcagaaagaagcagaagcagagagCGGGCCTCGCCAACATGTTTGATGACACCAGCCAGCCGACAAAAAG TGAGGATGATACCAACACGACCAGCACCActacctcctccccctccaccaccaccactgttaGTGCCCCCGCATGTCAACAACGCCCTGCCGCCAAGAAGACCTCTGGCTTCGCCAACGGCTACGCCAACTCTGCTCCGCCCAAAGTCCACGATGTGAAGACAAGGGCCAAACGGGCGCCCAGCAAGACGGCTGCAGCTCGGAGGGTGCcgaggaaagacagagaaagagggaagaagGTGGAAACTGGGACGAAgtcggaggtggaggaggaggtgttggaCGCCCCTCCGGATGGGTGGCCCCTCCGTCGAGTCATCTCCATCGAGGAGGACCACCTGGCCCACCTGCTCCTGGGCGGCCCCCAGCCCTTACTGCACCAGCTCagcgaggaggaagatgaggacgaggacgaggacgtggcGGCGGAAGACGCGGCGCAGAGCGACACTGAATCCGGTCACGTGCCACTGGCGACAGACGCTTCTCCGGCGGGGAGATCCCGCCTCGGCCAAGCAAAAAAAACGCCCACGTCTGCTAGAGGGCAACCCGTCGGCAAGGAGACGCAACAA AAGACGAGAGAAGCTGCACTGTTTGTCCCCGACCGCCTCTTTAAGGTCGTCTTGGTTGGCAACTCCAGCGTGGGCAAGACATCCCTGCTGCGCTCCTTCTGTGAGGGCCGTTTCCACGCTGCCACCACTGCTACTGTGG GTGTCGACTACAGTGTGAAGACACTAACCCTGGACAATATGCAGATAGCCATGCAGCTGTGGGACACAGCGGGTCAAGAGAG GTACCGCAGCATCACCAAGCAGTTCTTTCGCAAAGCAGACGGCGTGGTGGTGATGTACGACGTCACCGTGGAGGAGAGCTTCAAGGCCGTGCAGCCCTGGCTCGTCAATGTCCag GAAGCTGCGGGAGAAGGGATCCCTGTCCTCCTTCTAGGCAACAAAATGGACatggacggagagagggaggtgtcaTTTAAAGATGCCGAGCAGCTGGCTCAT GAAAACAAGGTGATGTTCTTCGAGGTCAGTGCCTACACAGGAAAGAATGTGACGGAGTCCCTGACGCGCCTGGCCAG AGTGTtgatggagcaggaggacaGGGTGAGAGACAAAACCATCATCCTCACTGCTCAGCCCATAAAGAAGAAAGCCTGTTGCAAGTGA
- the cracr2ab gene encoding EF-hand calcium-binding domain-containing protein 4B isoform X1, translated as MEEECKVNGSGLNPRRRGSDWGRIALLDKTKEFFQTCDVEGKGFITRTDMRRLHRELPLSAAELEDVFDSLDTEHTGYLTLEVFSSGFSQFLHGRRISVTDDHSSRAPSPTLGAREALYQSQWEARLSGGEDGEEERHFCMLLESLGASNVFEDPGEVRSLWAELRRDEPHLLSNFEEFLARVTHQIKEAHQERKEMESALQRKAATHDSEIRHLYEEMEAQIKNEKDRLVLKDSERLQLRSQDLEHQLFSKEKELEQLFQKQKGLELQCRELNSEKQESRVENVKLKMTNDELSRALDSTSQDLSLAQEQLAMLQEQAARLHREKEMEMYRVTEGLQREKQSLMKQLDLLREMNKHLKDERDICSGVPRTSLRKKQKQRAGLANMFDDTSQPTKRAPLLVDGSFQSLEALPIEHLQIVFVASSSCSEDDTNTTSTTTSSPSTTTTVSAPACQQRPAAKKTSGFANGYANSAPPKVHDVKTRAKRAPSKTAAARRVPRKDRERGKKVETGTKSEVEEEVLDAPPDGWPLRRVISIEEDHLAHLLLGGPQPLLHQLSEEEDEDEDEDVAAEDAAQSDTESGHVPLATDASPAGRSRLGQAKKTPTSARGQPVGKETQQKTREAALFVPDRLFKVVLVGNSSVGKTSLLRSFCEGRFHAATTATVGVDYSVKTLTLDNMQIAMQLWDTAGQERYRSITKQFFRKADGVVVMYDVTVEESFKAVQPWLVNVQEAAGEGIPVLLLGNKMDMDGEREVSFKDAEQLAHENKVMFFEVSAYTGKNVTESLTRLARVLMEQEDRVRDKTIILTAQPIKKKACCK; from the exons ATGGAGGAAGAGTGCAAGGTGAACGGCTCTGGACTGAACCCAAGGCGGAGGGGCTCGGACTGGGGTCGCATCGCCCTGCTGGACAAGACCAAGGAGTTCTTCCAGACCTGCGATGTGGAGGGCAAAGGCTTCATTACCCGCACGGATATGAGG AGGCTCCACAGAGAGctgcctctgtctgcagcagagctgGAGGATGTGTTCGACTCTCTGGATACAGAACACACCGGCTACCTCACGCTGGAGGTCTTCTCCTCCGGGTTCA GTCAGTTCCTGCACGGTCGCAGGATCTCCGTCACCGACGACCATAGTAGTCGGGCCCCCAGCCCCACGCTCGGAGCCAGGGAGGCTCTTTATCAGAGCCAATGGGAAGCCAGGCTGTCGGGGGGCgaagacggggaggaggagcggcacTTCTGTATGCTGCTGGAGAGCCTGGGAGCCAGTAATGTGTTCGAGGA TCCGGGCGAGGTGCGCAGTCTCTGGGCCGAGCTCAGGCGGGACGAGCCTCACCTCCTGTCCAACTTTGAGGAGTTCCTGGCCAGGGTCACCCACCAAATAAAAGAGGCCCaccaggaaaggaaagagatggagagcgCCCTCCAGAG GAAGGCTGCGACACACGACAGCGAGATCCGTCATTTGTACGAAGAGATGGAGGCACAGATCAAAAATGAGAAAGACAGACTAGTACTAAAG GACTCTGAGCGTCTTCAGCTGCGCAGCCAGGACCTGGAGCACCAACTGTTTTCAAAGGAGAAAGAGCTGGAGCAGCTTTTCCAGAAGCAGAAAGGG TTGGAGCTCCAGTGCCGCGAGCTGAACAGCGAGAAGCAGGAGAGCCGCGTGGAGAACGTCAAGCTGAAGATGACCAACGACGAGCTGTCCCGAGCGCTGGACAGCACCAGCCAGGACCTGTCGCTGGCCCAGGAGCAGCTGGCCATGCTGCAGGAGCAGGCCGCCCGGCTGCACCGGGAGAAGGAGAT GGAAATGTACAGAGTAACTGAGggcctgcagagagaaaagcaaagtCTCATGAAGCAGCTTGACCTCCTCAG AGAGATGAACAAACATTTGAAGGACGAGCGAGACATATGCAGCGGTGTA CCTCGGACGTCGCTcagaaagaagcagaagcagagagCGGGCCTCGCCAACATGTTTGATGACACCAGCCAGCCGACAAAAAG AGCCCCACTCTTGGTGGATGGGTCCTTCCAGTCTCTGGAGGCCCTGCCTATAGAGCACCTTCAAATCGTGTTTgttgcttcctcctcctgtagTGAGGATGATACCAACACGACCAGCACCActacctcctccccctccaccaccaccactgttaGTGCCCCCGCATGTCAACAACGCCCTGCCGCCAAGAAGACCTCTGGCTTCGCCAACGGCTACGCCAACTCTGCTCCGCCCAAAGTCCACGATGTGAAGACAAGGGCCAAACGGGCGCCCAGCAAGACGGCTGCAGCTCGGAGGGTGCcgaggaaagacagagaaagagggaagaagGTGGAAACTGGGACGAAgtcggaggtggaggaggaggtgttggaCGCCCCTCCGGATGGGTGGCCCCTCCGTCGAGTCATCTCCATCGAGGAGGACCACCTGGCCCACCTGCTCCTGGGCGGCCCCCAGCCCTTACTGCACCAGCTCagcgaggaggaagatgaggacgaggacgaggacgtggcGGCGGAAGACGCGGCGCAGAGCGACACTGAATCCGGTCACGTGCCACTGGCGACAGACGCTTCTCCGGCGGGGAGATCCCGCCTCGGCCAAGCAAAAAAAACGCCCACGTCTGCTAGAGGGCAACCCGTCGGCAAGGAGACGCAACAA AAGACGAGAGAAGCTGCACTGTTTGTCCCCGACCGCCTCTTTAAGGTCGTCTTGGTTGGCAACTCCAGCGTGGGCAAGACATCCCTGCTGCGCTCCTTCTGTGAGGGCCGTTTCCACGCTGCCACCACTGCTACTGTGG GTGTCGACTACAGTGTGAAGACACTAACCCTGGACAATATGCAGATAGCCATGCAGCTGTGGGACACAGCGGGTCAAGAGAG GTACCGCAGCATCACCAAGCAGTTCTTTCGCAAAGCAGACGGCGTGGTGGTGATGTACGACGTCACCGTGGAGGAGAGCTTCAAGGCCGTGCAGCCCTGGCTCGTCAATGTCCag GAAGCTGCGGGAGAAGGGATCCCTGTCCTCCTTCTAGGCAACAAAATGGACatggacggagagagggaggtgtcaTTTAAAGATGCCGAGCAGCTGGCTCAT GAAAACAAGGTGATGTTCTTCGAGGTCAGTGCCTACACAGGAAAGAATGTGACGGAGTCCCTGACGCGCCTGGCCAG AGTGTtgatggagcaggaggacaGGGTGAGAGACAAAACCATCATCCTCACTGCTCAGCCCATAAAGAAGAAAGCCTGTTGCAAGTGA